DNA from Pseudomonas putida:
GTGATCCTGATGCGCAAGGACCCGCCGTTCGACATGGAGTTCGTCTACAGCACCTACCTGCTGGAACAGGCCGAGAATGATGGCGTGCTGGTGGTCAACCGCCCGCAGAGCCTGCGCGACTGCAACGAGAAGATGTTCGCCACGCTGTTTCCGCAGTGCACCACGCCGACCCTGGTCAGCCGCCGCCCGGACATCATTCGCGAATTCGCCGCCAAGCATGCTGACGTGATCCTCAAACCACTGGATGGCATGGGCGGTACGTCGATCTTCCGACACCGCGCTGGCGACCCCAACCTGTCGGTGATCCTGGAAACCCTGACAGCGCTGGGTACCCAGCAGATCATGGCCCAGGCCTACCTGCCGGCGATCAAGGACGGCGACAAGCGCATCCTGATGATCGATGGCGAGCCGGTGGACTATTGCCTGGCGCGTATCCCTGCCAGTGGCGAGACCCGTGGCAACCTGGCCGCTGGCGGCCGGGGCGAGGCCCGCCCGCTGACCGAGCGCGACCGCTGGATCGCCGCCCAGGTCGGGCCGACCCTGCGCGAGAAGGGCCTGCTGTTCGTGGGCCTGGACGTGATCGGCGACTTCCTCACCGAAATCAACGTCACCAGCCCCACCTGCATTCGCGAGATCGATGCCGCCTACAACACCGATATCGGTGGCAAGTTGATGGATGCCATTGATCGCAAGCTCAAGGCGCGCTGACAGCCAACGCGAAGCTAGACCCTAGAGTGGGGTATGATGCCGGTCCTATTCGACTGAGCTACTGCCCCGCCCTGCGGTTGCTGGATACCTGATGACGCTGCCCGCTGACATCCCTGCCGACCTGCTGCCTCCCCGTGTTCGCCCGGTGGACCGGCTCGGCTTCACCCTGTTTCTGGCTGCCCTGGTGCACCTGGCGCTGATTCTTGGCGTCGGCTTCACCGTGGTCAAGCCTGCCGAAATTCGCCACACCATGGACATCACCCTGGCCACCTTCAAAAGCGAGAAAGCGCCCGAGAAGGCCGATTTCCAGGCCCAGGACAACCAGCAGGGCAGCGGCACCCTGGACAAGAAGGCGGTCCCCACGACCACCGAACTGGCCCCGTTCCAGGACAGCAAGATCAACAAGATCACCCCACCACCCGCCGCCAGGCCCGAAGTGGTACCCCCGCCTACCCCGCAGAAGTCGGCGGTAGTGACGACCGCGCCCAAGCCGCAAAAGGTCGAACCCAAGCCCAAGGAAAGCAAGGTGCAGCCCAAACCGGCCGCGCCTGCGCCAGACTTCGACAGCTCGCAGCTGTCCAGCCAGATCGCCAGCCTGGAGGCGGAGCTTTCCAACGAACAGCAGATGTACGCCAAACGCCCGCGCATTCACCGCCTGAACGCCGCCTCGACCATGCGCGACAAGGGCGCCTGGTACAAGGAAGAGTGGCGCAAGAAGGTCGAGCGGGTGGGCAACCTGAACTACCCCGACGAAGCGCGCCGGCAGCAGATTTACGGCAACTTGCGCATGATGGTGTCGATCAACCGTGATGGCTCGCTGTACGAGGTGCTGGTGCTGGAGTCGTCCGGGCAACCGGTGCTGGACCAGGCGGCACAGCGCATCGTAAGGCTGGCGGCGCCGTTTGCACCGTTTACTGGGGATTTGGCTGAGTTTGACCGGTTGGAGATTATTCGGACATGGCGGTTTGCCCGTGGGGACCGTTTGTCCAGTAATTGAGTATTGGCCTTGGGCGTAGGGCTTGCGAGATGCGGTGGCGCGGATATCGAGCGCCGCGCGGGCGGCGCTCGATCTCAAAGACACCAAAAACCTCAAGACAGACACCAACCAAA
Protein-coding regions in this window:
- the gshB gene encoding glutathione synthase; this encodes MSVRLGIVMDPIASISYKKDSSLAMLLAAQARGWSLFYMEQQDLYQGESKARARMRPLKVFADPARWFELGEEQDSPLAELDVILMRKDPPFDMEFVYSTYLLEQAENDGVLVVNRPQSLRDCNEKMFATLFPQCTTPTLVSRRPDIIREFAAKHADVILKPLDGMGGTSIFRHRAGDPNLSVILETLTALGTQQIMAQAYLPAIKDGDKRILMIDGEPVDYCLARIPASGETRGNLAAGGRGEARPLTERDRWIAAQVGPTLREKGLLFVGLDVIGDFLTEINVTSPTCIREIDAAYNTDIGGKLMDAIDRKLKAR
- a CDS encoding TonB family protein; this translates as MTLPADIPADLLPPRVRPVDRLGFTLFLAALVHLALILGVGFTVVKPAEIRHTMDITLATFKSEKAPEKADFQAQDNQQGSGTLDKKAVPTTTELAPFQDSKINKITPPPAARPEVVPPPTPQKSAVVTTAPKPQKVEPKPKESKVQPKPAAPAPDFDSSQLSSQIASLEAELSNEQQMYAKRPRIHRLNAASTMRDKGAWYKEEWRKKVERVGNLNYPDEARRQQIYGNLRMMVSINRDGSLYEVLVLESSGQPVLDQAAQRIVRLAAPFAPFTGDLAEFDRLEIIRTWRFARGDRLSSN